One genomic region from Hyalangium ruber encodes:
- a CDS encoding cyclase family protein — MSTDWIDVSVPLRTGMVHWPDNPPVKIERVMDLERGDVASVSSMAMGVHTGTHMDAPAHFQRGGVGIDRMPLDATLGLARVIEIQDSVSIKRAELEAASLQPGERVLFRTRNSERCWQTDAFIEDFVFISRDAAAYLAERRVRTVGVDYLSVGGFREDAEETHLALLQAGIWVIEGLNLSSVRAGAYELICLPLRIEGGDGAPARAVLRPHPG, encoded by the coding sequence ATGAGCACTGACTGGATTGACGTCTCGGTCCCCCTGCGCACCGGCATGGTGCATTGGCCAGACAACCCGCCGGTGAAGATCGAGCGGGTGATGGATCTGGAGCGGGGCGATGTCGCCTCGGTCTCGTCGATGGCCATGGGGGTCCATACCGGCACGCATATGGACGCGCCCGCGCACTTCCAGCGCGGGGGCGTGGGCATCGACCGGATGCCCCTCGATGCGACGCTGGGGCTCGCCCGGGTGATCGAGATCCAGGACTCGGTGTCCATCAAGCGCGCGGAGCTCGAAGCCGCCAGCCTCCAGCCCGGAGAGCGGGTGCTGTTTCGCACCCGCAACTCGGAGCGCTGCTGGCAGACCGATGCCTTCATCGAGGACTTCGTCTTCATCTCCCGGGACGCGGCCGCCTACCTCGCCGAGCGTCGCGTGCGGACCGTCGGCGTGGACTACCTGTCCGTAGGCGGGTTCCGGGAGGATGCCGAGGAGACGCACCTGGCCCTGCTCCAGGCCGGCATCTGGGTCATCGAGGGTCTCAACCTCTCGTCGGTCCGAGCCGGAGCGTACGAGCTGATCTGCCTCCCCCTGCGCATCGAGGGGGGAGATGGAGCCCCCGCGCGAGCGGTGCTGAGGCCCCATCCAGGCTGA
- a CDS encoding family 16 glycosylhydrolase encodes MTLRILKAVRSGRGLLAVGLGGLLLGAPACSPESPSAPEATESVAQAAVAAPIGQTIWLKSCLTQKFVSADGNLGANAPLVADRAAAAGWEQFQIIDGGNGTIALRVAETQKYVSADTNLGGRLVADRTAIGDWERFTWVDFNNGTIGLLAKSTGKYVSTDTNRGGNAPLYADRATAGCWEAFSWAAVGGGGGGGSWKQIWSDEFNGTSVDASNWSYVTNIHVNNEQQQYTTSSNNVQVNNGTLKLIARRETNNGYPFTSGRLESAGKREFRHGAVEARLKMPVGPGLWPAFWMLGNDINTIGWPACGELDIMENVGYGNWTSAALHGPGYSGNTPINGQFTVDSVANWHVYRTEYSPTEIKWFVDGTLVKTTTKAEVQRYGNWVYDKPLYIILNLAVGGGYPFGMNGATTPYYGVPQSTADLIGRTPQTFEIDWVRVYQWQ; translated from the coding sequence GTGACTTTGAGGATCCTGAAGGCGGTGCGGAGCGGTCGTGGTCTCCTGGCGGTGGGACTTGGAGGGCTTCTGCTGGGAGCCCCGGCCTGTTCACCCGAGAGCCCGAGCGCTCCGGAGGCGACGGAGTCGGTAGCGCAGGCGGCGGTCGCGGCCCCGATCGGGCAGACGATCTGGTTGAAGTCCTGCCTCACCCAGAAGTTCGTCTCGGCGGACGGGAACCTCGGAGCGAACGCGCCCCTGGTGGCGGACCGCGCGGCGGCGGCGGGCTGGGAGCAGTTCCAGATCATCGACGGGGGTAACGGCACCATCGCGCTGCGCGTCGCCGAGACCCAGAAGTACGTCTCGGCCGACACGAACCTGGGCGGGCGGCTCGTCGCCGACCGGACGGCCATTGGCGACTGGGAGCGCTTCACGTGGGTGGACTTCAACAACGGCACCATCGGCCTGCTCGCCAAGAGCACCGGCAAGTACGTGTCGACCGATACGAACCGCGGCGGGAACGCGCCGCTGTACGCCGATCGCGCGACGGCCGGGTGCTGGGAGGCGTTCTCGTGGGCGGCGGTGGGCGGCGGTGGCGGCGGCGGGAGCTGGAAGCAGATCTGGAGTGACGAGTTCAACGGCACCAGCGTGGATGCCAGCAACTGGAGCTACGTCACGAACATCCACGTCAACAACGAGCAGCAGCAGTACACGACGTCGTCCAACAACGTGCAGGTGAACAACGGGACGCTGAAGCTCATCGCCCGCCGGGAGACGAACAACGGCTACCCGTTCACCTCGGGCCGGCTGGAGAGCGCGGGCAAGCGGGAGTTCCGTCACGGCGCCGTCGAGGCGCGGCTGAAGATGCCCGTGGGGCCTGGCCTGTGGCCGGCGTTCTGGATGCTGGGCAATGACATCAACACGATTGGCTGGCCGGCCTGCGGCGAGCTCGACATCATGGAGAACGTGGGCTACGGCAACTGGACGTCCGCCGCGCTGCACGGCCCTGGGTACTCGGGCAATACGCCCATCAACGGCCAGTTCACCGTGGACTCGGTCGCCAACTGGCACGTGTACCGCACCGAGTACTCCCCGACGGAGATCAAGTGGTTCGTCGATGGGACGCTGGTGAAGACGACGACCAAGGCGGAGGTCCAGCGCTACGGCAACTGGGTCTACGACAAGCCGCTCTACATCATCCTGAACCTGGCGGTCGGTGGCGGCTACCCGTTCGGCATGAACGGAGCGACGACGCCGTACTACGGCGTGCCGCAGTCGACGGCGGACCTGATCGGCCGGACGCCGCAAACGTTCGAGATCGACTGGGTGCGCGTCTATCAGTGGCAGTAG
- a CDS encoding ADP-ribosylglycohydrolase family protein produces the protein MPTREERIAGGLYGLLIGDALGVPYEFHPPEQIPPREQIEFEPPVGFRRAHARVPPGTWSDDGAHALCLLASLLYKGHLDPEDLGRRLWNWYELGYMAVDHEVFDVGIQTSNALAIFRAGTPALKSGPKGEMDNGNGSLMRVLPLALWHTGTDQALVYDAMRQSLVTHGHLRSQVCCALYCLWARRTLEGAADPWAEAVATFHQLYPEGMEAHTELESHIRPNAPDLGRGTGYVVDCLRSARDCVRAEASYEGVVKAAVALGKDTDTTACVAGGIAGIREGLQAIPARWRKTLRGQELVEPLLKQLIDRS, from the coding sequence ATGCCCACCCGGGAGGAGCGGATCGCCGGGGGACTCTACGGGCTGCTCATCGGGGACGCGCTGGGAGTCCCGTATGAGTTCCACCCGCCCGAGCAGATTCCCCCGAGGGAGCAGATCGAGTTCGAGCCTCCCGTGGGCTTCCGTCGGGCGCATGCGCGCGTGCCTCCCGGGACGTGGTCCGATGACGGCGCGCACGCGCTGTGCCTCCTCGCATCGCTGCTCTACAAGGGGCACCTGGATCCGGAGGACCTCGGGCGCAGGCTCTGGAACTGGTACGAGCTGGGCTACATGGCCGTGGACCACGAGGTCTTCGACGTGGGCATCCAGACCTCGAACGCGCTGGCGATCTTCCGGGCGGGAACGCCCGCGCTGAAGTCAGGCCCCAAGGGCGAGATGGACAATGGGAACGGCTCGTTGATGCGGGTGCTGCCGCTGGCGCTCTGGCACACGGGGACCGACCAGGCGCTCGTGTACGACGCCATGAGGCAGTCCCTGGTGACGCACGGCCACCTGCGCTCCCAGGTCTGCTGTGCGCTGTACTGCCTCTGGGCGCGGCGGACGTTGGAGGGCGCGGCGGACCCCTGGGCCGAGGCCGTGGCCACCTTCCACCAGCTCTACCCCGAGGGCATGGAGGCCCACACGGAGCTGGAGTCCCACATTCGCCCGAACGCGCCGGACCTGGGGCGAGGCACCGGCTACGTCGTGGACTGCCTGCGCTCGGCGCGTGACTGCGTGCGGGCGGAGGCGAGCTACGAAGGCGTCGTGAAGGCCGCCGTGGCGCTGGGCAAGGACACGGACACCACGGCTTGCGTGGCGGGCGGCATCGCGGGGATCCGCGAGGGGCTCCAGGCCATTCCCGCGCGGTGGCGCAAGACGCTGCGGGGCCAGGAACTCGTGGAGCCCCTGCTCAAGCAGTTGATTGACAGGTCCTGA
- the folD gene encoding bifunctional methylenetetrahydrofolate dehydrogenase/methenyltetrahydrofolate cyclohydrolase FolD gives MAQLIDGKAIAAQVRAEVKADVERLKAERGLVPGLAVVRVGEDPASKVYVTGKKKAAGEVGFNSWEHHRDASITQDELLALVRQLNEDPAVHGILVQLPLPKHIDAELVISTVKPEKDVDGFHPISAGNLSLGRPGLRPCTPFGVMRLLKEAGCNPAGKRAVVVGRSNIVGKPMALMLLQADATVTICHRKSDLPREVGMADILVVAVGVAELVKGEWIKPGAVVIDVGMNRKADGKLVGDVEFQAASERASAITPVPGGVGPMTIAMLMRNTFIAATGGV, from the coding sequence ATGGCTCAGTTGATCGATGGCAAGGCAATCGCGGCCCAGGTTCGGGCCGAGGTGAAGGCGGATGTCGAGCGGCTCAAGGCGGAGCGGGGGCTCGTCCCCGGGCTCGCCGTGGTCCGGGTAGGGGAGGATCCCGCCTCGAAGGTCTACGTCACCGGCAAGAAGAAGGCGGCCGGGGAGGTGGGCTTCAACTCCTGGGAGCACCACCGGGACGCGAGCATCACCCAGGACGAGCTGCTGGCCCTGGTGCGCCAGCTCAACGAGGACCCAGCGGTCCACGGCATCCTCGTGCAGCTCCCGCTGCCCAAGCACATCGACGCGGAGCTGGTCATCTCCACGGTGAAGCCCGAGAAGGACGTGGACGGCTTCCACCCGATCAGCGCGGGCAACCTGTCACTGGGCCGGCCGGGGCTGAGGCCCTGCACGCCGTTCGGGGTGATGCGGCTGCTGAAGGAGGCGGGCTGCAACCCGGCGGGGAAGCGGGCCGTGGTGGTGGGGCGCAGCAACATCGTCGGCAAGCCCATGGCGCTGATGCTGCTGCAGGCGGACGCCACGGTGACGATCTGCCACCGCAAGAGCGATCTGCCCCGCGAGGTGGGCATGGCGGACATCCTCGTGGTCGCGGTGGGCGTGGCCGAGCTGGTGAAGGGCGAGTGGATCAAGCCGGGCGCCGTGGTCATCGACGTGGGCATGAACCGCAAGGCGGACGGGAAGCTGGTGGGAGACGTGGAGTTTCAGGCGGCCTCCGAGCGCGCCTCGGCCATCACCCCGGTGCCCGGGGGCGTGGGGCCGATGACGATCGCCATGCTGATGCGCAACACCTTCATCGCCGCGACCGGTGGGGTGTAG